A genomic region of Streptosporangium lutulentum contains the following coding sequences:
- the istB gene encoding IS21-like element helper ATPase IstB — MTAPALPPLAADLDGGLRRLKLSTIRALAPELLLTARTQRWNPEEFLRTLIDAELAARDASNARMRMKAAAFPVIKTIEEFDVAASSIPRATFDYLASLEWVRAAENYCAVGPAGTGKSHSLIAFGVAAIQAGYKVRYFTAAELVETLYRGLADNSVGRVIENLLRADLVVIDEVGFAPLDDTGTQLLFRFVAAAYERRALGIGSHWPFDQWGRFLPEHTTAVSLLDRLLHHSIVVVTEGESFRMRQARIRGPGRPTMK, encoded by the coding sequence GCGGGCTGCGCCGTCTGAAGCTGTCAACGATCCGGGCTCTGGCACCGGAGCTGCTCCTCACTGCCCGCACGCAACGGTGGAACCCCGAGGAGTTCCTGCGCACGCTCATCGATGCCGAGCTGGCTGCTCGGGATGCCTCCAACGCCCGAATGAGGATGAAGGCCGCCGCGTTCCCGGTCATCAAGACGATCGAGGAGTTCGACGTCGCCGCCTCCTCGATCCCCCGGGCAACGTTCGACTACCTGGCCTCGCTGGAGTGGGTTCGAGCGGCGGAGAACTACTGCGCGGTCGGGCCGGCCGGCACCGGCAAGTCCCACAGCCTCATCGCGTTCGGCGTCGCCGCTATCCAGGCCGGTTACAAGGTCCGTTATTTCACCGCCGCCGAGCTGGTCGAGACGCTCTATCGGGGTCTGGCCGACAACTCCGTCGGCCGCGTGATCGAGAATCTACTGCGCGCCGATCTGGTCGTCATCGACGAGGTGGGATTCGCTCCGCTGGACGATACCGGCACCCAGTTACTGTTTCGGTTCGTCGCCGCCGCCTATGAGCGCCGCGCGCTCGGGATCGGCTCGCACTGGCCTTTCGATCAGTGGGGGCGTTTCCTGCCCGAGCACACCACCGCGGTCAGCCTGCTGGATCGGCTCCTACACCACAGCATCGTCGTGGTCACCGAGGGCGAGTCCTTCCGCATGCGACAGGCCCGCATCCGAGGCCCAGGACGACCCACCATGAAGTAG